A single genomic interval of Anopheles marshallii chromosome 2, idAnoMarsDA_429_01, whole genome shotgun sequence harbors:
- the LOC128707237 gene encoding pyrimidine-specific ribonucleoside hydrolase RihA-like, with product MIRFRCGFGSLQMSSAFRALMLMATLAGSLQAIKCPLERKDREEPRRVILDLDGGGDDAWALVMLLANEKQYNICVLAVTCSHGNARVPDVLVNVLRILGSLGRLDVPVYAGASEPLITPGPHRNASHYFWGNDGFGDVQFDTLPSVDSLHPRHAVEAMRELFEKYPKKITLLAVGPLTNLALLYKMFPETKDKVGALYVLGGNRHGVGNTGSASEFNFFRDPEAAHIVLNNSPMIVHVFPWETVLLQTFTTRWRFETFGETTNPAIEVLNRVEKEVYADEEIWTPCDMYVASIFLNSSILQSVQSYRAEVELTGSVTRGMMAILHHVKDVNQHNVVVIDKIDSQEVQRMLVALNYEK from the exons ATGATTCGGTTTCGGTGCGGCTTTGGGTCATTGCAGATGAGTTCGGCATTTCGTGCGCTTATGCTAATGGCCACGTTGGCCGGGAGCTTGCAAGCCATCAAGTGTCCGCTGGAGCGCAAGGACCGGGAAGAACCACGAAGAGTCATACTGGATCTGGATGGAGGTGGAGATGATGCTTGGGCGCTGGTAATGCTGCTGGCTAACGAAAAGCAGTACAACATCTGTGTCCTGGCCGTAACCTGCTCGCATGGAAATGCTCGTGTACCAGACGTGCTGGTTAATGTGTTACGCATCCTCGGTAGTCTTGGAAGATTGGACGTTCCGGTGTATGCTGGAGCTAGCGAGCCATTGATTACACCGGGACCACATCGAAACGCTTCCCACTATTTCTGGGGTAACGATGGGTTTGGAGATGTCCAGTTTGACACTTTGCCTTCTGTGGACTCGCTACATCCTCGACACGCAGTTGAGGCTATGCGCGAGCTGTTCGAAAAG TATCCAAAGAAGATCACCTTACTAGCGGTGGGACCACTCACAAACCTGGCCCTACTGTACAAAATGTTCCCGGAGACGAAAGACAAAGTAGGCGCCCTGTACGTTCTTGGTGGAAATCGGCACGGTGTCGGTAATACAGGTTCGGCCTCGGAGTTCAACTTTTTTCGCGATCCCGAAGCGGCCCATATTGTGCTAAATAACTCCCCTATGATCGTGCACGTGTTTCCATGGGAAACGGTACTGTTGCAAACGTTTACCACCAGATGGCGCTTTGAGACGTTCGGAGAAACGACGAACCCTGCCATAGAGGTGCTCAATCGGGTTGAAAAAGAAGTGTATGCGGATGAAGAAATCTGGACACCCTGCGATATGTACGTGGCGTCGATCTTCTTGAACAGCAGCATCCTCCAGTCGGTGCAAAGCTATCGAGCTGAAGTTGAACTAACCGGGTCGGTCACTAGAGGAATGATGGCCATTTTGCATCACGTGAAAGACGTCAATCAGCACAATGTGGTCGTTATAGATAAGATTGATTCCCAGGAGGTGCAGCGAATGTTAGTTGCATTAAACTATGAAAAGTGA